One Drosophila subobscura isolate 14011-0131.10 chromosome U, UCBerk_Dsub_1.0, whole genome shotgun sequence DNA window includes the following coding sequences:
- the LOC117900587 gene encoding uncharacterized protein LOC117900587 — protein MLMYPEITLLVLACLGFGSFHVVNGHVEGEEHGSPNSAYIRKYNQMKDMVHNEILPMLKVVECPKLLRRDIALIDSKKLNGNWFLTALTPPLGQARREDRDKCIKETLPRIVARSAMEEHVISTDNDKFLVIYRCEKDDDSFLMVFRTHTRNKKPTVVTFKRALEILRVNNISESVVVRVKEDRATCTNFSE, from the exons ATGCTAATGTATCCGGAAAT CACATTATTGGTACTGGCTTGCCTGGGATTTGGTTCATTTCATGTGGTGAACGGTCACGTTGAGGGCGAAGAACATGGCTCACCGAATTCCGCCTATATAAGAAAGTACAATCAGATGAAGGATATGGTACACAATGAAATATTACCCATGCTAAAGGTGGTCGAGTGTCCAAAATTGTTGCGCAGAGACATTGCATTGATCGACTCCAAAAAG CTAAATGGAAACTGGTTTTTGACTGCCCTAACACCGCCCCTTGGACAGGCTCGGCGCGAAGACAGGGACAAGTGCATCAAAG AAACTTTGCCCCGAATAGTTGCCCGATCCGCTATGGAAGAGCATGTCATTTCTACGGATAACGACAAGTTTTTAGTTATTTACAGATGCGAGAAGGATGACGATTCATTTTTGA TGGTCTTTCGGACCCATACACGAAATAAGAAACCCACTGTTGTCACCTTTAAAAGGGCTTTGGAGATCCTGAGGGTCAACAACATATCCGAAAGTGTGGTGGTGCGTGTTAAAGAAGATCGGGCAACCTGCACAAACTTCTCTGAATAA
- the LOC117900016 gene encoding protein kinase shaggy, with the protein MEGHQHPVMIPNDSALRIIPENQPGVERKPFILHFRRSIGRGAFGRVYVGTIDSSFKTMAIKQTYLDTNLCYREPEIMMRLQGHCNIRRLYMHSIVKLGNPLTDYMLLIMDYIPMTLTQFIHSSLQNGQSMDMLYIRIISYQLFRGLAYLHSMQICHRDIKPDNLMINDSTMLLQISDFGSAKIMHHKEASTTYICSRFYRAPELFADCQYYSCAVDIWSAGCVLAEMFTGQALFHSVHHNEEQLRWMVHTLGPRGLEHAPNINAVCGYHRGSMYKRNFWVNILGREVPHDLAQMLNRCLVYDPKKRIYPMSACAHASYDELRSMEFQNIKMPNGYELPPLFNFSDYELKIQPELLVQLLPLCLYNKWNPVEPNTFIETTTKYVPVKTKDETTA; encoded by the exons aTGG AAGGCCATCAGCATCCAGTTATGATACCTAACGATTCGGCATTGCGGATAATTCCTGAAAATCAACCGGGTGTCGAGAGGAAGCCTTTCATTCTACATTTCAGAAGGTCGATTGGTCGCGGTGCTTTTGGGCGTGTCTACGTCGGTACGATTGACAGTTCCTTCAAGACGATGGCCATCAAGCAAACCTACTTGGATACGAACCTTTGCTATCGCGAGCCGGAGATAATGATGCGGCTGCAGGGCCACTGCAACATACGGCGCCTGTACATGCACTCGATTGTGAAGCTGGGGAATCCGCTAACGGACTACATGCTACTGATCATGGACTACATACCCATGACACTGACGCAGTTCATCCACAGCTCGCTACAAAATGGCCAAAGCATGGACATGCTCTACATTCGCATAATCTCATATCAACTCTTCCGCGGACTGGCCTATCTGCACTCAATGCAGATCTGCCATCGCGACATCAAGCCCGATAATCTGATGATCAACGACTCCacgatgctgctgcaaattTCCGACTTTGGCAGCGCCAAGATTATGCACCACAAGGAGGCCAGCACCACCTACATCTGCTCGCGTTTCTATCGAGCCCCGGAGCTTTTTGCGGACTGCCAGTATTACAGCTGCGCTGTGGACATCTGGAGTGCCGGCTGTGTGCTCGCCGAAATGTTCACGGGACAAGCACTCTTCCACAGCGTCCATCAcaacgaggagcagctgcgctGGATGGTTCACACCCTGGGCCCCCGCGGTCTGGAGCATGCCCCAAACATCAATGCCGTGTGCGGGTATCATAGAGGTTCCATGTATAAACGTAACTTCTGGGTGAATATTCTAGGCCGAGAGGTGCCCCACGATCTGGCCCAAATGCTCAACCGCTGTCTGGTGTACGATCCCAAAAAAAGGATCTACCCCATGTCAGCCTGTGCACATGCAAGCTACGACGAGCTGCGCAGCATGGAGTtccaaaatatcaaaatgcCCAACGGCTACGAGTTGCCACCACTTTTCAACTTCAGCGACTACGAGCTGAAGATCCAACCAGAGCTGTTGGTgcaactgctgccgctgtgcctGTACAACAAGTGGAATCCTGTCGAGCCCAACACCTTTATAGAAACAACTACAAAATATGTTCCCGTTAAAACAAAAGATGAGACCACGGCCTAA
- the LOC117901226 gene encoding N-acetyllactosaminide beta-1,3-N-acetylglucosaminyltransferase 4-like encodes MSIRQTWMHFASRRDVGMAFVLGRAEDWKLNKALNEESYLYGDMIRGHFIDSYLNLTLKTISLLEWVDAHCPHAKYILKTDDDMFINVPRLLEFIDGHSDKRTIYGRVVEGQQPERNSMPDHQFEGLEFPKYATGGAYLLTRDIVQELYMQSLSSSYFPQEDIFITGIMAERLNISRVHAAKFRNVRIALLPCSVRNAISIHEIQPHEQYELWRLLLTPAIKCKKVWQDADAENA; translated from the coding sequence ATGTCCATCCGACAGACCTGGATGCACTTTGCAAGCAGGCGAGATGTGGGCATGGCCTTTGTCCTTGGACGCGCAGAGGATTGGAAACTAAACAAGGCTCTCAATGAGGAGAGTTATTTGTATGGCGATATGATACGTGGACACTTCATAGACTCGTACTTAAATCTCACTCTAAAGACAATATCGTTGCTGGAATGGGTAGATGCGCACTGCCCTCATGCGAAGTACATCCTAAAGACCGACGACGATATGTTCATCAATGTTCCTAGACTGCTCGAATTCATAGACGGCCACAGCGATAAGCGAACCATTTATGGTCGCGTGGTGGAGGGGCAGCAGCCTGAACGAAACTCTATGCCAGATCATCAATTTGAGGGCTTAGAGTTCCCAAAGTATGCCACCGGAGGAGCATACCTCCTCACCAGAGACATTGTACAAGAGCTTTACATGCAATCGCTTAGTTCTTCTTACTTTCCACAGGAGGATATCTTTATCACGGGCATAATGGCCGAGAGATTGAATATTAGCAGGGTGCACGCTGCAAAATTTCGCAATGTTCGCATCGCATTATTACCGTGCAGCGTCCGCAACGCGATTAGCATCCACGAAATCCAGCCACACGAACAATACGAGCTTTGGAGGCTACTTCTGACCCCTGCTATCAAGTGTAAGAAAGTTTGGcaagacgcagacgcagagaATGCCTAA
- the LOC117900014 gene encoding NAD-dependent histone deacetylase sirtuin-1, protein MMENYEEIHLGHIIAKDLADMSEVQLPNAKEFLSFENTSTNFDFGAEIMATTSSATATETSTSTATGGGGPAAKANVEIKTKIFEEQEIGANMGAEILNVPPSLQPSKLLDKSNSECDDEEEEEEDDEDDDDDDDDDDEEATGEETNEDEDDTSSDCSSVGGGGATDWKLRWLQREFYTGRVPRKVIASIMPHFATGLTADTDDSVLWDYLAHLLNEPKRRNKLSNVNTFDDVINLVQKSHRIIVLTGAGVSVSCGIPDFRSTNGIYARLAHDFPDLPDPQAMFDINYFKRDPRPFYKFAREIYPGEFRPSPCHRFIKMLETKGKLLRNYTQNIDTLERVAGIQRVIECHGSFSTASCTKCKFKCNADALRADIFAQRIPVCPKCQPNKEQSVDASVAVTEDELRQLVENGIMKPDIVFFGEGLPDEYHTVMATDKDCCDLLIVIGSSLKVRPVAHIPSSIPATVPQILINREQLHHLKFDVELLGDSDVIINQICHRLSGDDGCWKQMCSDEAMLTECKELLPPEHHHHLSLHHHQYLHHRHCISESEQQSQLDTDTQSLKSNGSTDYILGSAGTCSDSGFESSTFTSTGNKRPPSAEDAQDRAAIERIKTDIASCERLAEAAAEKVEVPAVSPGTAPPVESYRHLSIDSSKDSGIEQCDNEASSANPASCYVRPSNLVQETKRVVGRGLTPMPAQRGGKRQTAAERLVPGTFYCHTNNCSYVFPGAQVFWDNEYSDDDDEDDEVMRREGHAADLFGNMGGANDDDDDAEEACDLNSVPLSPLLPPSLEAHIVTEITGGVSVLDDTEHPLDSSSSSPSKKRASASLEQQQPAAPAIEGETPPSKKRRPSEEEESPPPHPAPASYTSIV, encoded by the exons ATGATGGAAAACTACGAGGAAATTCACTTGGGTCATATTATAGCCAAGGATTTGGCCGACATGTCCGAAGTGCAATTGCCGAATGCCAAAGAGTTTCTCAGCTTTGAGAACACTTCAACAAATTTCGATTTTGGCGCCGAAATAATGGCAACAACGTCGAGCGCGACTGCGACAGAGACATCAACATCGACAGCaacaggcggcggcggaccggcagccaaagcaaatgttgaaatcaaaacaaaaatatttgaagaaCAAGAAATTGGCGCCAATATGGGAGCTGAAATATTGAATGTGCCTCCATCGCTGCAACCGTCGAAACTTCTGGATAAATCCAACTCCGAGTGTGATGAtgaagaagaggaagaggaggatgacgaagacgacgacgacgatgatgatgatgatgacgaggaAGCGACTGGTGAGGAGACcaacgaggatgaggacgacACCAGCTCGGACTGCTCGTCGgttggcggtggtggtgccacCGACTGGAAACTCCGCTGGCTGCAACGCGAATTCTACACGGGCCGTGTGCCCCGCAAGGTGATTGCCAGCATTATGCCGCACTTTGCCACAGGTCTGACAGCCGACACCGATGACTCTGTGCTGTGGGACTATCTGGCCCATCTGCTGAACGAGCCGAAGCGGCGTAACAAGTTGTCGAATGTTAATACCTTTGACGATGTCATCAATCTGGTGCAGAAATCTCACAGAATTATTGTCCTAACTGGCGCTGGGGTCTCTGTCTCCTGTGGCATACCAGACTTTCGCTCCACCAATGGCATCTATGCCCGGCTGGCCCACGATTTCCCCGATTTACCAGATCCACAGGCCATGTTTGATATCAACTACTTCAAGCGGGACCCGCGGCCCTTCTACAAGTTTGCACGCGAGATCTATCCGGGGGAGTTTAGGCCCTCGCCTTGCCATCGTTTTATCAAGATGTTGGAGACCAAAGGCAAACTGCTGCGCAATTATACGCAGAATATTGATACACTGGAGAGGGTGGCGGGTATTCAGCGGGTCATTGAATGCCATGGCTCCTTCTCGACGGCCTCGTGCACCAAGTGCAAGTTCAAGTGCAATGCAGACGCCCTGCGGGCCGATATCTTTGCACAACGGATACCCGTCTGTCCGAAGTGCCAGCCCAATAAggagcagagtgtggatgcCTCGGTGGCTGTCACCGAAGATGAGCTCCGGCAGCTGGTCGAGAACGGCATAATGAAGCCCGATATTGTCTTCTTTGGCGAAG GCTTACCCGATGAGTACCATACAGTTATGGCCACAGACAAGGACTGTTGCGATCTATTGATTGTGATTGGCTCCTCGCTGAAAGTGCGACCAGTAGCCCACATTCCCAGCAGCATACCGGCAACGGTGCCGCAGATTCTCATCAATCGTGAGCAGTTGCATCATCTGAAATTCGACGTGGAGTTGCTAGGTGACTCGGATGTTATTATCAATCAGATTTGTCATCGGTTATCCGGTGACGATGGCTGCTGGAAGCAGATGTGCTCCGATGAGGCAATGCTCACCGAATGCAAGGAGCTGTTACCGCCagagcatcatcatcacctCAGCCTCCATCACCATCAATATCTGCACCATCGACACTGCATCTcggagagcgagcagcagtcacagttggacacagatacacagtcCCTGAAGTCGAACGGCTCGACCGATTACATTTTGGGTTCGGCTGGTACttgctctgactctggctttgAGTCCTCCACATTCACATCAACAGGCAACAAGCGCCCGCCCAGTGCCGAAGATGCCCAGGATCGGGCTGCCATTGAGCGCATCAAGACAGACATTGCGAGCTGCGAGCGTCTGGCTGAAGCGGCAGCTGAAAAAGTAGAAGTACCTGCCGTTTCACCTGGTACTGCGCCGCCAGTTGAGAGCTATCGCCACTTGTCGATCGACTCCTCAAAGGATAGCGGCATTGAGCAGTGCGACAACGAAGCCTCCTCCGCCAACCCTGCCAGCTGCTATGTGCGTCCCAGTAATCTGGTCCAAGAGACCAAAAGAGTTGTGGGCCGCGGCTTAACACCCATGCCGGCACAGCGAGGCGGCAAGCGACAGACAGCCGCCGAGCGTCTGGTGCCAGGCACCTTCTATTGTCACACGAACAACTGTTCGTATGTGTTCCCAGGTGCCCAGGTCTTTTGGGATAACGAGTAcagtgatgatgatgatgaggatgacgaGGTGATGCGTAGGGAGGGACATGCTGCAGATCTCTTTGGCAATATGGGAGGGgccaacgatgatgatgacgatgctgAGGAAGCCTGCGATCTGAATTCTGTACCATTGTCACCTCTACTGCCCCCATCGCTAGAGGCACACATTGTCACCGAGATAACTGGAGGCGTTAGCGTGCTGGATGACACTGAACATCcattggacagcagcagcagcagtcccagcaAGAAGAGAGCAAGCGCCAGCcttgagcaacagcagccagcagcaccagcgatTGAGGGTGAAACGCCGCCATCGAAGAAGCGACGacccagcgaggaggaggagagcccACCTCCTCATCCAGCTCCCGCTTCATACACAAGCATCGTGTAa
- the LOC117900015 gene encoding PR domain zinc finger protein 5 encodes MEFPSMVERTGDRLVVRNLFNNTAMYQMPVGNNADDDTGGPEVNLPLLAQEAEWYQDKPAAEGELPQLPQCKIRRNYSCGHCAFFTQNPRSHLSHLRDVHGERISINECKLCLYASRHFQKLVRHMKMVHGCTDKSKRLPGEEGQGQGRGKRNISREALKRRLEESIVMPRPAAAVAEADDSKGISPRLVHIMQNGPSLEQLKTELKQQEQDLLAKVQAYNRQQEMLELQKIVANGDNIFSMAFELQRKMMTPTPDTNDSVQMDFQNNNSSSDSEGSSPTNEEAAMSNDPKKYQCQKCSYSTPIRARFKKHVKYHSMPLIKCDLCDFHSPYKWNLDRHTKNHGAAGHFKCSLCDFSTDIKQSLTIHELNHHVPAVGHPTRRRAAKELEGQLDLKPSSSKKHSPSIDASLELTGITCSHCKQLVPSAMELVKHLQLCPPALANTKQLLATCLPSQDVAASTEEDYPAPASDVNYSGVETAPGYGEVTEPYFGNDANDSTPMKKVFKCPHCTFWAATASRFHVHIVGHLNRKPFECSLCSYRSNWRWDITKHIRLKTNRDKSHNQARVLMNDETGRRNYTKYNQYLTLMKVIPSTEDFKAARTAEQCDPMTEMMTEEGPPKKKPPLKHVADMEDAGDGQSFPRNLWDTDLGLQQPQAPTDVNESATNDEEQ; translated from the exons ATGGAGTTCCCATCAATGGTGGAACGCACTGGCGACCGTCTGGTGGTGCGCAATCTGTTCAATAATACGGCCATGTATCAAATGCCTGTTGGAAACAATGCTGACGATGACACCGGGGGTCCGGAGGTTAATTTACCATTACTCGCACAGGAAGCTGAATGGTACCAGGACAAACCTGCCGCTGAGGGGGAGTTGCCACAATTGCCGCAGTGCAAGATACGCAGAAACTACAGCTGTGGCCATTGCGCATTCTTCACCCAGAATCCGCGCAGTCATCTGTCGCACCTGCGCGATGTGCACGGCGAACGGATCAGCATAAACGAGTGCAAGCTATGCCTCTATGCCTCGCGCCATTTCCAGAAGCTGGTGCGTCACATGAAGATGGTGCATGGCTGCACCGATAAGTCAAAGCGCCTGCCCGGTgaagaggggcaggggcaggggcgtgGCAAGCGCAATATAAGTCGCGAGGCACTCAAGCGTCGCCTGGAGGAGAGCATCGTAATGCCACGTccggctgcagctgtggctgaggcagaCGACAGCAAAGGCATCTCTCCCAGACTGGTGCACATAATGCAGAATGGACCCTCGCTGGAGCAGCTTAAGACtgagctgaagcagcaggagcaggatttGCTGGCCAAGGTGCAGGCCTACAATCGCCAGCAGGAGATGCTGGAGCTACAGAAGATCGTGGCCAATGGCGATAATATCTTTTCGATGGCCTTTGAGCTCCAGCGCAAGATGATGACACCCACGCCGGACACAAACGACTCCGTCCAAATGGACTttcagaacaacaacagcagctccgATTCAGAGGGCAGCAGTCCGACCAACGAGGAGGCTGCCATGTCCAACGACCCAAAGAAGTATCAGTGCCAGAAGTGCTCGTATAGCACGCCGATTCGTGCCCGATTCAAGAAGCACGTCAAATACCATTCGATGCCCCTGATCAAGTGTGACTTGTGCGACTTCCACTCGCCCTACAAGTGGAATCTGGACAGACACACCAAGAACCATGGCGCCGCTGGGCACTTTAAGTGCAGCCTCTGTGACTTCAGCACGGACATCAAGCAGTCACTGACCATACACGAGCTGAACCATCATGTGCCCGCCGTGGGACATCCCACTCGTCGTCGTGCCGCCAAGGAACTGGAGGGCCAATTGGATCTGAAGCCGAGCAGTTCCAAAAAGCATTCGCCATCCATCGACGCGTCCTTGGAGTTGACCGGGATCACCTGCTCCCACTGCAAACAACTCGTGCCCAGTGCCATGGAACTGGTCAAGCATCTGCAGTTGTGTCCGCCTGCTTTGGCCAACACTAAGCAGCTTCTGGCTACTTGCCTGCCCAGCCAAGACGTGGCGGCCTCAACAGAGGAGGATTACCCAGCACCAGCCAGTGATGTCAACTACTCCGGCGTGGAAACAGCTCCTGGCTATGGAGAG GTCACGGAACCGTACTTCGGCAATGATGCGAATGACTCGACGCCCATGAAGAAGGTCTTCAAATGTCCACACTGCACTTTTTGGGCAGCCACTGCCTCGCGCTTCCATGTTCACATTGTGGGCCATCTCAATCGGAAGCCCTTTGAGTGCTCGCTGTGCTCCTATCGCTCCAACTGGCGCTGGGACATCACCAAGCACATCCGCTTGAAGACCAATCGTGACAAGTCCCACAACCAGGCTCGTGTGCTGATGAACGATGAGACTGGGCGCCGCAACTACACAAAGTACAATCAGTATTTGACTCTAATGAAGGTCATTCCAAGCACCGAGGATTTCAAGGCCGCACGCACGGCTGAACAATGCGATCCAATGACAGAGATGATGACTGAGGAAGGGCCGCCAAAGAAGAAGCCGCCTTTAAAGCACGTTGCAGACATGGAGGATGCTGGTGATGGTCAGTCATTCCCTCGCAATCTCTGGGACACGGATTtggggctgcagcagccacaagcacCCACAGACGTGAATGAGTCAGCCACAAACGATGAAGAACAGTAG
- the LOC117900017 gene encoding dnaJ homolog subfamily A member 1, producing the protein MDNLNLYEVLGVAPDATDDEIKKNYRRLAKEFHPDKNPDAGDKFKEIAFAYEVLSDPEKRRVYDRHGLKGLQEGAEGFADASDLLSQWFPFGGATGGRPKREGKVVIKLELTLEEIYVGGMEKTVEYSRQKLCDKCNGDGGPQDAHESCEACGGVGRAAAFTFMGLSPFDATCPACDGRGFTIKDNRKCSPCRGSGFVEEKMKRDLIVERGAPHMLKVPFAKEGHQMRGGEFGELIIVLAQQDHSTFQRRHANLYMRDLEISLTEALCGYTHCFNHLDGRSVCLRTKPGEVLQHNHIKMLRGGGMPVFNSPTDTGDLYMKFKVNFPENGFATAEQMALLEEVLPPREHIVIPEGAEEVEMTDYKPQARPNPHGDDEEHGNSPHFESVQCQTA; encoded by the exons ATGGACAATTTGAACCTATATGAAGTGCTGGGAGTGGCTCCGGATGCAACCGATGACGAAATTAAAAAG AACTATCGCAGATTGGCAAAAGAATTCCATCCAGATAAAAATCCCGATGCTGGTGACAAGTTCAAGGAGATAGCTTTTGCCTATGAGGTGCTGTCAGATCCGGAAAAACGTCGCGTATACGACCGCCATGGTTTGAAGGGGCTGCAGGAGGGCGCCGAAGGTTTCGCTGATGCCTCCGACCTCTTGAGCCAATGGTTTCCATTCGGCGGGGCCACCGGTGGTCGTCCCAAGCGTGAGGGAAAAGTGGTCATCAAGCTGGAGCTGACGCTGGAGGAGATTTATGTGGGTGGCATGGAGAAAACGGTGGAATACAGTCGACAGAAGCTGTGCGACAAATGCAACGGCGATGGTGGGCCCCAGGACGCACATGAGAGCTGCGAGGCTTGTGGCGGTGTCGGCCGAGCTGCTGCCTTTACCTTCATGGGTCTAAGCCCTTTCGATGCT ACCTGCCCGGCATGCGATGGACGTGGTTTTACCATCAAAGACAACAGGAAATGCAGCCCATGTCGTGGCAGTGGCTTTGTGGAGGAGAAAATGAAACGGGATCTGATTGTGGAGCGTGGTGCTCCACATATGCTGAAAGTGCCCTTTGCCAAAGAGGGACACCAGATGCGTGGCGGCGAATTTGGCGAACTGATTATTGTGCTCGCCCAGCAAGACCATTCAACCTTTCAACGACGTCACGCTAATCTCTACATGAGAGACCTGGAGATCAGCCTAACCGAGGCTCTCTGCGGCTATACGCATTGCTTCAATCACTTGGATGGCCGGAGCGTGTGTTTGCGCACGAAGCCTGGAGAGGTGTTGCAGCACAATCACATCAAGATGCTGCGTGGCGGTGGCATGCCCGTTTTCAATTCGCCCACGGACACGGGTGACCTTTATATGAAGTTTAAGGTGAATTTTCCTGAGAATGGGTttgccacagcagagcagatgGCTCTGTTGGAGGAAGTGCTGCCGCCCAGGGAACACATCGTCATTCCAGAGGGAGCCGAGGAGGTTGAGATGACCGACTACAAGCCACAAGCGCGTCCAAATCCACACGGGGACGATGAGGAGCACGGAAATTCGCCACACTTTGAGAGCGTCCAGTGCCAGACGGCTTAG